The DNA segment GGAACATCAGGTCGCATCTGCTCAGAAAGCTCAGGCGAAAGGACGACGCGGATGACTTGATGCAGGAGATTTTTATAAAAATACACACGCACATCGAATGCCTGAGGGATAAGAAAAAACTCACGTCCTGGATATATACGATAGTCGAGAATACGCTCAACGACTATTACAGGAAGAACAGATATGATTCGGAATTTGACGAGAGCAGGGCCGCTACCAAAGATTCGGCAGAAGAAAACCCACTGCCCTGCATTACGCAATGCCTGAACGTATTCATAGACCGGTTGCCTATGAAGTACCGTGAGCCGCTCATGTTGAGCGATTTAGAGGGTAAAAAGCAGAAAGAAATAGCGCGGCGAATGGGTCTCTCCTATTCGGGGCTTAAGTCCAGAGTGCAGAGGGGTCGCCGGATGATAAAGGATATGTTCATCGAGTGCTGCAAGCTTTCTTTCGATGAAAAAGGGGTAATAAATAAAGAATATCAGGGGATGGAGAACTGTAAAATTTGCGGCGGGGCTTGATCCGGGTCGGAAGGTTGTTTGGAATCCGGCTTTAGTGTAGCTTCAACCAAAATATTATCACTAACCATAGCTATATAAACAGCGTCTCATAGCGTTTATATTATAGATAACTACACTAGAAAGGGGGCCGAGAAATGATAGAACCAATCACGGGTCTTCCGGAAAATGTTCTCGGGTTTACGGCCAAGGGAAAAGTAACGGCCGAGGATTATGAGAAAGTCCTCATACCGGAGGTTGAGAAAAAGCTGGCCAAATTTCCCAAAATTCGTTTCCTTTATTACATAGGGGACGATTTTGAGTCATACGAGGCCGGAGCGATGTGGGAAGACGCTAAGGTGGGTTTAGGTCATATCACGTCGTGGGAGAA comes from the Deltaproteobacteria bacterium genome and includes:
- the sigZ gene encoding RNA polymerase sigma factor SigZ translates to MAETINGRNIIMENTPETAQVWEEFSGNIRSHLLRKLRRKDDADDLMQEIFIKIHTHIECLRDKKKLTSWIYTIVENTLNDYYRKNRYDSEFDESRAATKDSAEENPLPCITQCLNVFIDRLPMKYREPLMLSDLEGKKQKEIARRMGLSYSGLKSRVQRGRRMIKDMFIECCKLSFDEKGVINKEYQGMENCKICGGA
- a CDS encoding STAS/SEC14 domain-containing protein, with translation MIEPITGLPENVLGFTAKGKVTAEDYEKVLIPEVEKKLAKFPKIRFLYYIGDDFESYEAGAMWEDAKVGLGHITSWEKIAIVTDVEWIRVMGKVFGFAMPGIVRIFNNDELKSAIEWVSE